The following coding sequences lie in one Chionomys nivalis chromosome 8, mChiNiv1.1, whole genome shotgun sequence genomic window:
- the LOC130879834 gene encoding olfactory receptor 5A1-like: protein MAVGRNISMVTNFILLGFLEHPQLQVVLFVLFLGIYMVTMVGNLGLIFLIRMDSHLHSPMYFFLSNLSFVDVSYTSSIAPKMLCDFFREQKAISFVGCATQFFFFIGMGGTECCLLAAMAYDRYAAITNPLLYPSIMSPTTCVGMANTAYTGGLITGLVQTCSIFQLHFCGSRIINHFFCDLPPLMSLSCSSTFLSQVVNFLVVCTVGGASALVVLISYGYIIAAVMKIHSIHGRMKAFNTCASHLTTVILFYGSGLFSYLHSSAGYSQDKNKVVSMFYGAVIPMLNPIIYSLRNKEIKEALKKLKERKKQMSCLCPTVP, encoded by the coding sequence ATGGCTGTGGGAAGAAACATTAGCATGGTGACCAATTTCATCCTTTTGGGATTTTTAGAGCATCCCCAGCTGCAGGTTGTCCTTTTCGTGTTGTTTCTGGGGATCTACATGGTGACCATGGTTGGGAACCTGGGCCTCATTTTCCTGATCAGAATGGACTCACACCTCCActcccccatgtacttcttccttagCAACTTGTCCTTTGTTGATGTCTCATACACGTCCTCCATAGCCCCTAAGATGCTCTGTGATTTTTTTAGGGAGCAGAAGGCCATCTCCTTTGTAGGATGTGCCacacagtttttcttctttattggaATGGGAGGCACTGAGTGCTGTCTCCTGGCAGCCATGGCATATGACAGATATGCTGCTATCACCAATCCTCtactctatccatccatcatgtCACCCACCACCTGCGTGGGTATGGCCAACACAGCATACACAGGAGGGCTCATCACTGGCTTGGTCCAAACCTGCTCCATATTCCAGCTTCATTTCTGTGGGTCTCGGATCATTAACCATTTTTTCTGTGATTTGCCACCCCTGATGTCCTTGTCTTGTTCTAGTACTTTTCTCAGTCAAGTAGTAAATTTTCTGGTTGTGTGTACAGTTGGTGGGGCATCAGCCCTGGTTGTCTTGATCTCCTATGGCTACATCATTGCTGCTGTCATGAAGATTCATTCAATCCATGGGCGGATGAAGGCTTTCAACACCTGCGCTTCTCATCTAACTACAGTGATTCTTTTCTATGGCTCTGGTCTCTTCTCATACCTCCATTCTAGTGCTGGCTACTCTCAGGACAAAAATAAGGTGGTGTCCATGTTTTATGGTGCAGTGATCCCCATGTTGAACCCTATCATCTATAGTCTGAGAAACAAGGAGATCAAAgaagcattgaagaaactcaaggagaggaagaagcagatgTCCTGTCTCTGTCCTACAGTTCCTTAg